GAACGTCCGTACACGTGGGCATCGTGGCACCTTCCGGGGCTTCCAACATTTATAAAGCGGAACCGGCGCCGATGATCCACTAAGGCCAGGAGTATCACACTGTCTCTGTGCAGTAGAAGTTTAGTGGGTAAGTACGCAATGTGCACAAATAACTAAATTAGATTAGAAGTAATCCGAAAGACAAGACTCGATAATAATTTGTcagtttctctttcttctttagTTTTACATTAGTACATGTATATGTGTGAGGGATTCCTTTATGTAAGCACAAGCGCTGAAAAGAACTTACCACCCTTTATAGTTATAGTAGTCGACAGCGTTGTTCTTTGGTGGCGAGACAGCAAAGTGACAGCCGTCCAAGGCGCCGACCCCCTGTGGGAAGCCGCTCACTGCGTAGAACTCTCGGATGTGTTCCCCCATCTCGCCAGGACTAACCATCCGCAGCCACTCGTCTTCGAGGTCCTGGATGACAGCCTTCGCAAACTGTCTGTAGACTACGTTCACAGTAGACCTACCAACTCCAAACAGGTACGCAATAGTGCTGTCCTCAGCTGTGGAGCACAGCCGATAAAGGCCGATGGCCACCCTTTTTTCAATCGAAATTGGCTGCCTCATATTGATCGTCTGACGCTCTAGAACCTGCCTGCACGACTCCACTAAGTACCGGAACATAACAGGGCACACTCGAAGTGTCTATTTGAAGTGGAAGTGGCCCAAATGGGGAGAGTATCTTCAAACCATCGCCCGTTGCGCTGAAAGGCCCATCGTTCGCGTTGAACTCCACCGAGCAACACAGCAGTCATTGCGATGGCATTGGCATGCAAACGTAGTTCAGTCCTTCGAACAGCCCTTGTCCGCTCACGTATGGCAAGTCGCAGTCGTCTGTGCTGAGCATATCGCTTCAAATGCAACAACAACAGTGTGACTATAACACGGTTCAACTGTATGTTGTCACTGTCAGCCAGCGGGACTACGTTTTTAGCGCGCGCCGCCATGTTGCCGATTATGGTCTAGATGGGTACTATGGGAATCAGTCTGCTGGAGAAGTAAACCAAACTCTGATCATACTAACAGTCATTTAATAACATACCAACAGGATGCCGGGTACAAGAAGAAACAGTTTTCCGTGCCAGACCAAAGCGGTCTGCTCCTGGCGACGTCCCGAGGGAAAAACGCCCCCCTGCCTAATGCGACATCGTTTTTAAGCAGAAAGAACCTGCCCCCTTTTGCCAACACGTGCCACAGATATCTACTGGAAACTGCAGCTTTAGTCACTGCTATCAACAGTCCGCAGATCACGATGTTGTCGGGCACACGATTAGATAATCGTACTCACGCTTTTCCCACATTTCCCCACACCCAAAAACAATGTCCAGTTCAAATAATAACCGGGGAAAACATGCTAGCAGATATTGTCGACAAAACTTAAACAATCAAGAAGTGCATCAAAGCAAAAGACACAGACGCAGCACGCGCCTAAGGAACTTAAATAAGCAAGAAGTGTTCCGCAGAAAAACAGTTCGGTAGGTCCACCAGGCACAGACCGTTGGCAGTCCAATTCACAAAGCATGACGCAGTTCAGAGCTCTTCCGGGTCGATGTCAATGAGCAGATCTCCCACTTCCTCGGGGGCTCGGAGAAGTTCCGGTCTTTCTCTTTGGAGAAGAGCGAGAGCGGCTGCGACGTCACCTTCCGCCAGCCTAGGCGCCCGGGCATCTTCTACTTTGGCGCGATGCAGGGAACCGCGACGATGAGCTCCTTGGTGAAGCTCTGGAACCCGACAAATAGGGCACAAAACGCGATGCTCATCCGCTGTATATGGTTTGACGGGGTCCGCGGGATGGCGATCTTGAAGCGTGAGTCCCTGAAATGGCGGCGGAACCTGTTGTGGATCATCTCCTGTGAGCGGGCGAGGTTGCGATGACCACTTCGAGCGCGATGCCCAAGATACGGGACGACCAGATTCCACGACGGTCCAAGTCGCCACCGACCTGACATTCGGGGCCCTCCCAGAGCCAGCTGAGCCCTCGTTTCTGGACGGCGGTATTCGAGGCCTGCGGACGCTCTCCCATGTCCATCCTGCGCGGCTACTCGCCGATCGCTTTCCGCGTTGCTGAGGCATCACCAAATgactggaagaaaaaaaaagcaaagaaaatcAGAAAATGGTGGGGAGGACTCTCCCTACCAAGAGGGTATGTCCAGCCCTCTGATTACTTAGCTACCGTGGGCGACCGTGAAGACAGAAAGGGCACGAGAAGCTAAGGGAAAATGCAGAGCACTAGGAAATAGTGACTGATAATGCCCattaaggccagttcccacatatagcggttcgctctatagggctagaaaatagcgctcgaaacctagcgctgtttttccgtttgccgttctcacatacaaccaAGCACATAGCGCTATTCTGCTGGGGTCACGTGATATCTCTTTGCGATGTGATGCACCGGTACTACCATGATTGCTTACTGTCGGCGTCTGGTATCCGCAGCATCAAGGGagatgacactttcgatgctgtgatcgcgataccagactatagtaaccaaacacccatgcattggcagatgaaactcgtggccattttcacgtcgccgtcgtcgtcgtcgcattACCGTCTTGTTGCTTCGAGTGATCGGGAtcaaaacaaaccccagcttccgcgacgtcacggctgaaagaagctcacgattggttaacgcagactcaccgctcaatatagcgctagaaaagttgaccggggctctacttcgacaagagcggtttcatagcggttcgtagcaatgcgaggaggaagatatagcgcaattttctagtgctatgtagcaaagcACTATATGTGAGAACTGGCCTTTACGCGCATCACCCGAGGAAAGCTAGGCAACGTATAATGGCATCATACAGGGCATGGGGTGTAAAACGGCCTGACCTCTGTCGGAGACGTCGAGTCGGAGATGACTCGTGCTTGTTGCTCGACCTTCGCGGAACGCGATGGAATCGAGAATCCGGAGGGACAAGTTCGTGCTGTAACAAAGAGTGACAACACATCCAGTCCCGCGATAAGCGGGCACTCAACCGGGGAAAATCCCGCTGAACACGCCAGAAGCAGTTCCTTTCGTGGTATGCTCGGGTCCTGCAAGGAACAAGCCTGGAAAGTTAGAGGTAAGCTCGGGAGCGGGATGGGAACCTCAGGGGATCTGCCGAATAGGCCAGGTAGCTATATCGAGGCGCTATCGGGATATGTTCCTCAGCAATTTCGGTACGCTCCGCTTGTATCTCGGGTCGGGGTGCCGACTCGACAAGGTTAGGGGGCACTGTAAGTACCCTTAGAAAGCAATCCTGCCGCGTTTGCGCTGCAAGGGCTCGGACGACAGGACATCGCTTTTCCGACCACCGGACTACAAGACTGTTGGTCTAACTCGGGATGCCGTAACCATGTAATGGTACGTGGTCTGCCAGGTACGGGAGATTGGCAACGGAAAACACAGATGaaacaagggaaaaaaaaacaggggaaATTGGCTACCGTTCTAAAAACCAGATACCCTTCTCCAGTCCATACCGACGACAATCCCAGTCCCGGGGCAGATTCTCCCACAAGCCTACAGGAGGAAATACGCACTCCGACGAGCAGGAGCAGTggcccacgttgggcgccagtcaTGGGAATCAGTCTGCTGGAGAAGTAAACCAAACTCTGATCATACTAACAGTCATTTAATAACATACCAACAGGATGCCGGGTACAAGAAGAAACAGTTTTCCGTGCCAGACCA
This portion of the Ornithodoros turicata isolate Travis chromosome 3, ASM3712646v1, whole genome shotgun sequence genome encodes:
- the LOC135389432 gene encoding uncharacterized protein LOC135389432 — its product is MRQPISIEKRVAIGLYRLCSTAEDSTIAYLFGVGRSTVNVVYRQFAKAVIQDLEDEWLRMVSPGEMGEHIREFYAVSGFPQGVGALDGCHFAVSPPKNNAVDYYNYKGCHVTAQICAIVEDRKSDVPSHSISGSGVSRLRESGAELPVADCRYVF